Proteins encoded by one window of Odocoileus virginianus isolate 20LAN1187 ecotype Illinois unplaced genomic scaffold, Ovbor_1.2 Unplaced_Contig_22, whole genome shotgun sequence:
- the CCDC120 gene encoding coiled-coil domain-containing protein 120 isoform X2 → MEVKGQLISSPTFNASAALFGEAAPQMKSERLRSLLDRQRALQEALSLKLQELRKVCLQEAELTGQLPPECPLEPGERPQLVRRRPPAARAYPPPHPNPAHHSLCPAEELALEALEREVSVQQQIAAAARRLALAPELSAEQRRRRRQVQADALRRLHELEEQLGEVRARLGLSGLPPSQPLPLSTGGAVVTTQGVCLGTRLAQLSHEDVVLHSESSSLSESGASHDNEEPRGCFPLAERPSPPKAWDQLRAVSGGSPERRTPWKPPPSDLYGDLKGRRNSVASPTSPTRSLPRSASSFEGRSVPATPVLTRGAGPQLCKPEGLHSRQWSSSQDSQMGFPRVDPVSDRTSLFAARTRRSNSSEALLVDRAAGGGAGSPPAPLVPPATGPPVCKSSEVLYERPQPIPAFSSRTAGLPDPPRAARPSSAAPASRGAPRLPPVCGDFLLDYSLDRGLPRGGGGTGWGELLPTAEVPGPLSRRDGLVTMLPGPPPVYAADGNSPLLRSKDPHSRAPRTKPCGLPPEAAEGLEAHPNPLLWMPPPARIPPAGERSGHKNLALEGLRDWYIRNSGLASGPQRRPGLPHMGPQHPPFLHARCYEVGQALYGAPSQAPLPHSRSFTAPPVSGRYYADFLYPPELSARLSDLTLEGEQSSASDPQTPGTLV, encoded by the exons ATGGAAGTCAAAGGTCAGCTGATCAGCTCTCCCACCTTCAACGCCTCAG CTGCCCTGTTTGGAGAGGCTGCCCCCCAGATGAAGTCAGAGCGTCTACGGAGTCTGCTCGACCGGCAGCGGGCCCTGCAGGAGGCCCTGAGCCTGAAACTTCAGGAGCTGCGGAAAGTGTGTCTTCAGGAGGCG GAGCTGACTGGCCAGTTGCCCCCCGAGTGCCCACTGGAGCCTGGTGAACGACCCCAGTTGGTCCGCCGGCGCCCCCCTGCAGCCCGCGCCTACCCTCCACCGCACCCCAACCCAGCACACCACTCCCTGTGCCCCGCCGAG GAGCTGGCGCTTGAGGCCCTGGAGCGGGAGGTGTCTGTGCAGCAGCAGATCGCCGCAGCTGCCCGCCGCCTGGCCTTGGCTCCCGAGCTCAGTGCCGAGCAGCGCCGGCGCCGGCGCCAAGTCCAGGCAGATGCCCTTCGGAGGTTGCACGAGCTGGAGGAGCAGCTTGGGGAGGTTCGGGCCCGCCTTGGCCTCTCGGGGCTCCCGccatcccagcccctgcccctgtccACCGGAGGAGCCGTTGTCACCACCCAGGGAGTCTGCCTGGGCACGCGCCTCGCTCAGCTCAGCCATG AGGACGTAGTTCTGCACTCGGAGAGCAGCTCCCTCTCAGAGTCTGGGGCCAGCCACGATAATG AGGAGCCCCGTGGCTGCTTCCCTCTGGCTGAGCGCCCCTCACCACCCAAGGCCTGGGACCAACTGCGGGCAGTCTCTGGGGGCAGCCCTGAGCGGCGAACCCCATGGAAACCACCCCCATCAGATCTTTATGGGGATCTGAAGGGCCGGCGAAACTCCGTGGCCAGCCCCACCAG CCCTACACGCTCCCTGCCCAGGAGTGCCTCCAGTTTTGAGGGGCGAAGTGTGCCTGCTACTCCCGTCCTCACCCGGGGCGCTGGCCCCCAGCTCTGCAA ACCCGAAGGCCTCCATTCTCGCCAGTGGTCCAGCAGCCAGGACTCCCAGATGGGCTTCCCACGGGTGGACCCTGTCTCCGACCGCACCTCCCTCTTCGCAGCTCGCACCCGCCGCAGCAATAGCTCCGAGGCCCTGCTGGTGGACCGGGCAGCGGGTGGGGGAGCTGGCTCCCCGCCGGCACCTCTGGTTCCCCCTGCCACCGGTCCCCCAGTCTGCAAGAGCAGTGAGGTGCTATATGAGCGCCCTCAGCCAATCCCCGCCTTCTCCTCCCGCACTGCTGGCCTCCCAGACCCTCCCCGCGCTGCCCGGCCCAGCTCAGCCGCGCCGGCCTCCCGCGGGGCCCCCCGGCTCCCACCCGTGTGTGGGGACTTCCTCTTGGACTATTCCCTGGACCGAGGCCTGCCTCGCGGGGGCGGCGGGACAGGCTGGGGGGAGCTGCTGCCCACAGCTGAGGTTCCAGGACCCCTCTCCCGCCGGGATGGGCTCGTCACCATGCTCCCAGGCCCACCGCCTGTGTATGCAGCTGACGGCAACAGCCCCCTCCTCCGCAGCAAGGACCCCCATAGCCGTGCCCCCCGCACCAAGCCCTGTGGTCTGCCCCCGGAGGCCGCCGAGGGCCTGGAGGCGCATCCCAACCCTCTGCTGTGGATGCCCCCACCCGCCCGTATCCCCCCGGCCGGTGAGCGCAGCGGCCACAAGAACCTTGCCCTGGAGGGGCTGCGGGACTGGTACATCCGGAACTCGGGACTGGCCTCGGGGCCCCAGCGCCGGCCTGGGCTCCCCCACATGGGCCCGCAGCACCCGCCCTTCCTCCATGCCCGCTGCTATGAGGTGGGCCAGGCACTGTACGGGGCCCCCAGCCAGGCGCCGCTCCCGCACTCGAGGAGTTTCACGGCGCCCCCTGTCTCCGGCAG ATACTACGCGGACTTCCTGTACCCCCCGGAGCTGAGCGCTCGTTTAAGTGACCTGACGCTAGAGGGGGAGCAGTCCTCCGCTTCTGACCCCCAGACCCCAGGAACACTGGTCTGA
- the CCDC120 gene encoding coiled-coil domain-containing protein 120 isoform X1 produces the protein MEVKGQLISSPTFNASAALFGEAAPQMKSERLRSLLDRQRALQEALSLKLQELRKVCLQEASPTPDPTQELTGQLPPECPLEPGERPQLVRRRPPAARAYPPPHPNPAHHSLCPAEELALEALEREVSVQQQIAAAARRLALAPELSAEQRRRRRQVQADALRRLHELEEQLGEVRARLGLSGLPPSQPLPLSTGGAVVTTQGVCLGTRLAQLSHEDVVLHSESSSLSESGASHDNEEPRGCFPLAERPSPPKAWDQLRAVSGGSPERRTPWKPPPSDLYGDLKGRRNSVASPTSPTRSLPRSASSFEGRSVPATPVLTRGAGPQLCKPEGLHSRQWSSSQDSQMGFPRVDPVSDRTSLFAARTRRSNSSEALLVDRAAGGGAGSPPAPLVPPATGPPVCKSSEVLYERPQPIPAFSSRTAGLPDPPRAARPSSAAPASRGAPRLPPVCGDFLLDYSLDRGLPRGGGGTGWGELLPTAEVPGPLSRRDGLVTMLPGPPPVYAADGNSPLLRSKDPHSRAPRTKPCGLPPEAAEGLEAHPNPLLWMPPPARIPPAGERSGHKNLALEGLRDWYIRNSGLASGPQRRPGLPHMGPQHPPFLHARCYEVGQALYGAPSQAPLPHSRSFTAPPVSGRYYADFLYPPELSARLSDLTLEGEQSSASDPQTPGTLV, from the exons ATGGAAGTCAAAGGTCAGCTGATCAGCTCTCCCACCTTCAACGCCTCAG CTGCCCTGTTTGGAGAGGCTGCCCCCCAGATGAAGTCAGAGCGTCTACGGAGTCTGCTCGACCGGCAGCGGGCCCTGCAGGAGGCCCTGAGCCTGAAACTTCAGGAGCTGCGGAAAGTGTGTCTTCAGGAGGCG TCTCCAACCCCTGACCCCACCCAGGAGCTGACTGGCCAGTTGCCCCCCGAGTGCCCACTGGAGCCTGGTGAACGACCCCAGTTGGTCCGCCGGCGCCCCCCTGCAGCCCGCGCCTACCCTCCACCGCACCCCAACCCAGCACACCACTCCCTGTGCCCCGCCGAG GAGCTGGCGCTTGAGGCCCTGGAGCGGGAGGTGTCTGTGCAGCAGCAGATCGCCGCAGCTGCCCGCCGCCTGGCCTTGGCTCCCGAGCTCAGTGCCGAGCAGCGCCGGCGCCGGCGCCAAGTCCAGGCAGATGCCCTTCGGAGGTTGCACGAGCTGGAGGAGCAGCTTGGGGAGGTTCGGGCCCGCCTTGGCCTCTCGGGGCTCCCGccatcccagcccctgcccctgtccACCGGAGGAGCCGTTGTCACCACCCAGGGAGTCTGCCTGGGCACGCGCCTCGCTCAGCTCAGCCATG AGGACGTAGTTCTGCACTCGGAGAGCAGCTCCCTCTCAGAGTCTGGGGCCAGCCACGATAATG AGGAGCCCCGTGGCTGCTTCCCTCTGGCTGAGCGCCCCTCACCACCCAAGGCCTGGGACCAACTGCGGGCAGTCTCTGGGGGCAGCCCTGAGCGGCGAACCCCATGGAAACCACCCCCATCAGATCTTTATGGGGATCTGAAGGGCCGGCGAAACTCCGTGGCCAGCCCCACCAG CCCTACACGCTCCCTGCCCAGGAGTGCCTCCAGTTTTGAGGGGCGAAGTGTGCCTGCTACTCCCGTCCTCACCCGGGGCGCTGGCCCCCAGCTCTGCAA ACCCGAAGGCCTCCATTCTCGCCAGTGGTCCAGCAGCCAGGACTCCCAGATGGGCTTCCCACGGGTGGACCCTGTCTCCGACCGCACCTCCCTCTTCGCAGCTCGCACCCGCCGCAGCAATAGCTCCGAGGCCCTGCTGGTGGACCGGGCAGCGGGTGGGGGAGCTGGCTCCCCGCCGGCACCTCTGGTTCCCCCTGCCACCGGTCCCCCAGTCTGCAAGAGCAGTGAGGTGCTATATGAGCGCCCTCAGCCAATCCCCGCCTTCTCCTCCCGCACTGCTGGCCTCCCAGACCCTCCCCGCGCTGCCCGGCCCAGCTCAGCCGCGCCGGCCTCCCGCGGGGCCCCCCGGCTCCCACCCGTGTGTGGGGACTTCCTCTTGGACTATTCCCTGGACCGAGGCCTGCCTCGCGGGGGCGGCGGGACAGGCTGGGGGGAGCTGCTGCCCACAGCTGAGGTTCCAGGACCCCTCTCCCGCCGGGATGGGCTCGTCACCATGCTCCCAGGCCCACCGCCTGTGTATGCAGCTGACGGCAACAGCCCCCTCCTCCGCAGCAAGGACCCCCATAGCCGTGCCCCCCGCACCAAGCCCTGTGGTCTGCCCCCGGAGGCCGCCGAGGGCCTGGAGGCGCATCCCAACCCTCTGCTGTGGATGCCCCCACCCGCCCGTATCCCCCCGGCCGGTGAGCGCAGCGGCCACAAGAACCTTGCCCTGGAGGGGCTGCGGGACTGGTACATCCGGAACTCGGGACTGGCCTCGGGGCCCCAGCGCCGGCCTGGGCTCCCCCACATGGGCCCGCAGCACCCGCCCTTCCTCCATGCCCGCTGCTATGAGGTGGGCCAGGCACTGTACGGGGCCCCCAGCCAGGCGCCGCTCCCGCACTCGAGGAGTTTCACGGCGCCCCCTGTCTCCGGCAG ATACTACGCGGACTTCCTGTACCCCCCGGAGCTGAGCGCTCGTTTAAGTGACCTGACGCTAGAGGGGGAGCAGTCCTCCGCTTCTGACCCCCAGACCCCAGGAACACTGGTCTGA
- the CCDC120 gene encoding coiled-coil domain-containing protein 120 isoform X3, producing MEVKGQLISSPTFNASAALFGEAAPQMKSERLRSLLDRQRALQEALSLKLQELRKVCLQEASPTPDPTQELTGQLPPECPLEPGERPQLVRRRPPAARAYPPPHPNPAHHSLCPAEELALEALEREVSVQQQIAAAARRLALAPELSAEQRRRRRQVQADALRRLHELEEQLGEVRARLGLSGLPPSQPLPLSTGGAVVTTQGVCLGTRLAQLSHEDVVLHSESSSLSESGASHDNEEPRGCFPLAERPSPPKAWDQLRAVSGGSPERRTPWKPPPSDLYGDLKGRRNSVASPTSPTRSLPRSASSFEGRSVPATPVLTRGAGPQLCKPEGLHSRQWSSSQDSQMGFPRVDPVSDRTSLFAARTRRSNSSEALLVDRAAGGGAGSPPAPLVPPATGPPVCKSSEVLYERPQPIPAFSSRTAGLPDPPRAARPSSAAPASRGAPRLPPVCGDFLLDYSLDRGLPRGGGGTGWGELLPTAEVPGPLSRRDGLVTMLPGPPPVYAADGNSPLLRSKDPHSRAPRTKPCGLPPEAAEGLEAHPNPLLWMPPPARIPPAGERSGHKNLALEGLRDWYIRNSGLASGPQRRPGLPHMGPQHPPFLHARCYEVGQALYGAPSQAPLPHSRSFTAPPVSGRYGGCFY from the exons ATGGAAGTCAAAGGTCAGCTGATCAGCTCTCCCACCTTCAACGCCTCAG CTGCCCTGTTTGGAGAGGCTGCCCCCCAGATGAAGTCAGAGCGTCTACGGAGTCTGCTCGACCGGCAGCGGGCCCTGCAGGAGGCCCTGAGCCTGAAACTTCAGGAGCTGCGGAAAGTGTGTCTTCAGGAGGCG TCTCCAACCCCTGACCCCACCCAGGAGCTGACTGGCCAGTTGCCCCCCGAGTGCCCACTGGAGCCTGGTGAACGACCCCAGTTGGTCCGCCGGCGCCCCCCTGCAGCCCGCGCCTACCCTCCACCGCACCCCAACCCAGCACACCACTCCCTGTGCCCCGCCGAG GAGCTGGCGCTTGAGGCCCTGGAGCGGGAGGTGTCTGTGCAGCAGCAGATCGCCGCAGCTGCCCGCCGCCTGGCCTTGGCTCCCGAGCTCAGTGCCGAGCAGCGCCGGCGCCGGCGCCAAGTCCAGGCAGATGCCCTTCGGAGGTTGCACGAGCTGGAGGAGCAGCTTGGGGAGGTTCGGGCCCGCCTTGGCCTCTCGGGGCTCCCGccatcccagcccctgcccctgtccACCGGAGGAGCCGTTGTCACCACCCAGGGAGTCTGCCTGGGCACGCGCCTCGCTCAGCTCAGCCATG AGGACGTAGTTCTGCACTCGGAGAGCAGCTCCCTCTCAGAGTCTGGGGCCAGCCACGATAATG AGGAGCCCCGTGGCTGCTTCCCTCTGGCTGAGCGCCCCTCACCACCCAAGGCCTGGGACCAACTGCGGGCAGTCTCTGGGGGCAGCCCTGAGCGGCGAACCCCATGGAAACCACCCCCATCAGATCTTTATGGGGATCTGAAGGGCCGGCGAAACTCCGTGGCCAGCCCCACCAG CCCTACACGCTCCCTGCCCAGGAGTGCCTCCAGTTTTGAGGGGCGAAGTGTGCCTGCTACTCCCGTCCTCACCCGGGGCGCTGGCCCCCAGCTCTGCAA ACCCGAAGGCCTCCATTCTCGCCAGTGGTCCAGCAGCCAGGACTCCCAGATGGGCTTCCCACGGGTGGACCCTGTCTCCGACCGCACCTCCCTCTTCGCAGCTCGCACCCGCCGCAGCAATAGCTCCGAGGCCCTGCTGGTGGACCGGGCAGCGGGTGGGGGAGCTGGCTCCCCGCCGGCACCTCTGGTTCCCCCTGCCACCGGTCCCCCAGTCTGCAAGAGCAGTGAGGTGCTATATGAGCGCCCTCAGCCAATCCCCGCCTTCTCCTCCCGCACTGCTGGCCTCCCAGACCCTCCCCGCGCTGCCCGGCCCAGCTCAGCCGCGCCGGCCTCCCGCGGGGCCCCCCGGCTCCCACCCGTGTGTGGGGACTTCCTCTTGGACTATTCCCTGGACCGAGGCCTGCCTCGCGGGGGCGGCGGGACAGGCTGGGGGGAGCTGCTGCCCACAGCTGAGGTTCCAGGACCCCTCTCCCGCCGGGATGGGCTCGTCACCATGCTCCCAGGCCCACCGCCTGTGTATGCAGCTGACGGCAACAGCCCCCTCCTCCGCAGCAAGGACCCCCATAGCCGTGCCCCCCGCACCAAGCCCTGTGGTCTGCCCCCGGAGGCCGCCGAGGGCCTGGAGGCGCATCCCAACCCTCTGCTGTGGATGCCCCCACCCGCCCGTATCCCCCCGGCCGGTGAGCGCAGCGGCCACAAGAACCTTGCCCTGGAGGGGCTGCGGGACTGGTACATCCGGAACTCGGGACTGGCCTCGGGGCCCCAGCGCCGGCCTGGGCTCCCCCACATGGGCCCGCAGCACCCGCCCTTCCTCCATGCCCGCTGCTATGAGGTGGGCCAGGCACTGTACGGGGCCCCCAGCCAGGCGCCGCTCCCGCACTCGAGGAGTTTCACGGCGCCCCCTGTCTCCGGCAGGTATGGGGGGTGTTTTTACTGA
- the PRAF2 gene encoding PRA1 family protein 2: MSEVRLPPLRALDDFVLGSARLVAPDPCDPQRWCHRVINNLLYYQTNYLICFGLGLALAGYVRPLHTLLSALVVAVALGMLVWAAENRAAVRRCRRSHPAACLAAVLAVGFLVLWAAGGAGTFLLSIAGPVLLILVHASLRLRNLKNKIENKIESIGLKRTPMGLLLEALGQEQEAGS; encoded by the exons ATGTCGGAGGTGCGGCTGCCACCGCTACGCGCCTTGGATGACTTCGTTTTGGGGTCGGCGCGTCTGGTGGCCCCGGATCCTTGCGACCCGCAGCGATGGTGCCACCGCGTCATCAACAACCTCCTCTACTACCAAACCAACTACCTTATCTGCTTCGGCCTTGGTCTCGCTTTGGccgg GTACGTGCGGCCGCTGCACACCCTCCTAAGCGCGCTGGTAGTGGCGGTGGCCCTTGGCATGCTGGTGTGGGCGGCTGAGAATCGAGCCGCCGTGCGCCGCTGCCGTCGCAGTCACCCAGCCGCCTGCCTGGCCGCAGTGCTTGCCGTCGGCTTCCTCGTTCTCTGGGCCGCGGGCGGCGCTGGCACCTTCCTGCTCAGCATCGCCGGGCCAGTGCTTC TGATCCTGGTGCATGCGTCACTGCGCCTGCGCAACCTCAAGAACAAGATTGAGAACAAGATCGAGAGCATTGGTCTCAAGCGGACACCAATGGGGCTGCTACTGGAGGCGCTGGGACAAGAACAGGAGGCTGGATCCTAG